From one Brachypodium distachyon strain Bd21 chromosome 4, Brachypodium_distachyon_v3.0, whole genome shotgun sequence genomic stretch:
- the LOC100831185 gene encoding uncharacterized protein LOC100831185 — MDDLKQILARPIQLAEQVIKWSDEAYTFRQDCMELKAKVERLASLLRQAARADLYERPARRIFDDTEKALDKAIALVDKCRAHGLVRRVFTIIPAGSFKKMANQLDNSIGDLSWLLRVSSSATDDDDFDAHIGLPPIAQNEPILFLIWEQIAALATGNLDARADAAASLVSLARDNDRYSKLIIEEDGVPPLLKLVKEGRLEGQENAALAIGLLGRDPECVEQMVLAGACSAFAKVLKDAPMKVQAMVAWAVSELAANHPKCQDAFAQHNVIRLLVGHLAFETVQEHSKYAITSKMSIHSVVMDKKNSNGAGTIPDLLDAGELSTQRHPTQSNNEMHNLVQSTMPTKNNGGSSKGIGGNGGVIASKQHNASLSGATTRGREFEDPETKAYMKANAAKALWQLAKGNAAICKSITESRALLCFAVLLEKGEGDVQYNSAMALMEICSVAEQNSDLRRSAFKPTSPAARAVVDQLLRVVEKAEYDDLLIPCIISLGCLSRTFRATETRIIAPLVKLLDEREADVSREAALSLTKFACTENYLHVDHSKAIIDAGGAKHLVQLVYFSEQVVQLAALTLVCYIAHNVPDSEELAQAEILTVLDWASKQAYMAQDPVIENLWPEAKIRLELYQSRGAKGYY, encoded by the coding sequence ATGGACGACCTCAAGCAGATCCTGGCGCGGCCGATCCAGCTCGCGGAGCAGGTGATCAAGTGGTCCGACGAGGCCTACACGTTCCGGCAGGACTGCATGGAGCTCAAGGCCAAGGTGGAGCGCCTGGCCTCGCTGCTCCGCCAGGCCGCGCGCGCCGACCTCTACGAGCGCCCCGCCCGCCGCATCTTCGACGACACCGAGAAGGCGCTCGACAAGGCCATCGCGCTCGTCGACAAGTGCCGCGCCCACGGCCTCGTGCGCCGGGTCTTCACCATCATCCCCGCGGGATCCTTCAAGAAGATGGCCAACCAGCTCGACAACTCCATCGGAGACCTCTCCTGGCTCCTCcgcgtctcctcctccgccaccgacgacgacgacttcGACGCCCACATCGGCCTGCCCCCCATCGCCCAGAACGAGCCCATCCTCTTCCTAATCTGGGAGCAGATCGCCGCGCTCGCCACCGGCAACCTCGacgcccgcgccgacgccgccgccagcctcgtcTCCCTCGCCCGCGACAATGACAGGTACTCTAAGCTCATCATAGAGGAGGACGGTGTCCCGCCGCTGCTCAAGCTTGTCAAGGAGGGCCGCCTCGAGGGGCAGGAGAACGCCGCGCTCGCCATTGGGCTGCTTGGCCGCGACCCGGAGTGCGTCGAGCAGATGGTGCTCGCTGGTGCCTGCTCGGCCTTCGCCAAGGTGCTCAAGGACGCACCCATGAAGGTGCAGGCCATGGTGGCTTGGGCGGTCTCCGAGCTAGCCGCAAACCACCCCAAATGCCAGGACGCCTTCGCGCAGCACAACGTCATCCGGCTCCTCGTCGGGCACCTCGCCTTCGAGACGGTGCAGGAGCACTCCAAGTACGCCATCACGTCTAAGATGTCCATTCATTCCGTGGTGATGGACAAAAAGAACAGCAATGGTGCGGGGACGATACCAGACTTGCTGGATGCTGGGGAGCTTAGCACTCAGAGGCACCCTACCCAGAGCAACAACGAGATGCACAATTTGGTGCAGTCCACCATGCCCACAAAGAACAACGGGGGCAGTAGTAAGGGCATTGGTGGTAATGGTGGTGTCATCGCATCGAAGCAGCATAATGCGTCATTGTCAGGAGCGACTACAAGAGGCAGGGAGTTCGAGGACCCTGAGACAAAGGCATACATGAAAGCTAATGCGGCTAAGGCATTGTGGCAGCTCGCCAAGGGCAATGCAGCTATCTGTAAGAGCATCACAGAGTCAAGGGCTCTTCTCTGCTTTGCTGTTCTTCTTGAAAAAGGTGAAGGTGATGTGCAATACAATTCTGCGATGGCTCTGATGGAGATCTGCAGTGTTGCTGAGCAGAATTCTGACCTACGACGATCAGCATTTAAACCAACCTCTCCTGCTGCCCGTGCTGTTGTTGACCAGCTCTTACGTGTAGTCGAGAAGGCTGAGTATGATGATCTCCTAATTCCCTGCATTATCTCATTGGGCTGCTTATCCAGAACTTTCCGTGCAACAGAGACTAGGATTATCGCTCCATTGGTGAAGCTTCTTGATGAGAGGGAAGCAGATGTCTCTCGGGAAGCTGCATTGTCCCTTACCAAGTTTGCGTGCACGGAGAATTACCTGCATGTTGACCATTCTAAAGCGATCATCGATGCGGGTGGCGCAAAGCATCTTGTTCAGCTTGTGTACTTCAGCGAACAGGTGGTTCAGCTTGCAGCACTCACCCTTGTATGTTACATTGCACACAATGTCCCAGATAGCGAGGAGTTGGCACAAGCAGAGATCCTCACGGTGCTCGATTGGGCCTCCAAACAAGCATACATGGCGCAAGACCCAGTAATCGAGAACTTATGGCCAGAGGCGAAGATCAGGTTGGAACTGTACCAATCCAGAGGCGCAAAAGGCTACTATTAG